A region from the Nocardioides exalbidus genome encodes:
- a CDS encoding bifunctional folylpolyglutamate synthase/dihydrofolate synthase → MTETPDAPRLAQTFAEVEDALLSRWPETKLEPSLDRIEAFTELLGEPQRSFRSIHLTGTNGKTSTSRMVETLLRALDLRTGRFTSPHLEKMSERISIDGEPLDDETFVRAFNDVAPYTHLVDAEQDHPLSFFETIVGMAYAAFADAPVDVAVVEVGMGGAWDATNVIDADVAVVLPIAVDHEKYLGADPATIAVEKSGIIKPGSVAVLAEQTPEVAAVLLARATEVGATIAREGVEFGVVHRTPAVGGQVISLQGLRGHYDDIFLPLYGAHQAQNASLALAAVEAFGSGELDADLVRSAFAEVTSPGRLEIIRRSPTIVLDAAHNPHGAEALGEALEDSFSFSPLVGVMGVMEDKDYEGVLAALEPHLAYLVCTQNSTPRSMSAAALGRVAVEIFGEDRVSVVPDLGEAIERGATLAEAGEAIDVSIGSGAVLVTGSVVTVGEARALLKARR, encoded by the coding sequence ATGACTGAGACCCCCGACGCACCCCGCCTCGCCCAGACCTTCGCCGAGGTCGAGGACGCCCTGCTCTCCCGCTGGCCGGAGACCAAGCTCGAGCCCAGCCTCGACCGGATCGAGGCGTTCACCGAGCTGCTCGGCGAGCCGCAGCGCTCCTTCCGGTCGATCCACCTGACCGGCACCAACGGCAAGACCAGCACCAGCCGGATGGTCGAGACCCTGCTGCGCGCGCTCGACCTGCGCACCGGCCGCTTCACCTCCCCGCACCTGGAGAAGATGAGCGAGCGGATCAGCATCGACGGCGAGCCGCTCGACGACGAGACGTTCGTCCGCGCGTTCAACGACGTGGCGCCCTACACGCACCTCGTCGACGCAGAGCAGGACCACCCGCTGAGCTTCTTCGAGACCATCGTCGGGATGGCCTACGCCGCCTTCGCCGACGCCCCCGTCGACGTCGCGGTCGTCGAGGTGGGGATGGGCGGCGCGTGGGACGCGACCAACGTGATCGACGCCGACGTCGCCGTCGTGCTCCCGATCGCCGTCGACCACGAGAAGTACCTCGGCGCGGATCCCGCGACGATCGCGGTCGAGAAGTCCGGGATCATCAAGCCCGGATCGGTCGCCGTGCTGGCCGAGCAGACCCCCGAGGTCGCCGCCGTGCTGCTCGCGCGCGCGACCGAGGTCGGCGCGACGATCGCGCGCGAGGGAGTCGAGTTCGGCGTGGTGCACCGCACCCCCGCCGTGGGGGGTCAGGTCATCTCGCTCCAGGGGCTCCGCGGGCACTACGACGACATCTTCCTGCCGCTCTACGGCGCCCACCAGGCGCAGAACGCCTCGCTCGCGCTGGCCGCGGTCGAGGCGTTCGGCTCCGGCGAGCTCGACGCCGACCTCGTCCGGTCAGCGTTCGCCGAGGTCACCTCGCCCGGCCGCCTCGAGATCATCCGGCGCAGCCCCACGATCGTGCTGGACGCGGCGCACAACCCCCACGGCGCCGAGGCGCTCGGCGAGGCGCTCGAGGACTCCTTCTCGTTCAGCCCGCTCGTCGGTGTGATGGGCGTGATGGAGGACAAGGACTACGAGGGCGTGCTGGCCGCGCTGGAGCCGCACCTCGCCTACCTGGTCTGCACCCAGAACTCCACGCCGCGCTCGATGTCCGCCGCCGCCCTCGGGCGCGTGGCCGTCGAGATCTTCGGCGAGGACCGCGTCAGCGTCGTGCCCGACCTGGGCGAGGCCATCGAGCGGGGCGCCACCCTCGCCGAGGCCGGCGAGGCGATCGACGTGTCCATCGGCTCCGGCGCTGTCCTGGTCACCGGGTCGGTGGTCACCGTCGGCGAGGCCCGCGCGCTCCTGAAGGCCCGCCGATGA
- the mreC gene encoding rod shape-determining protein MreC, whose translation MRGFSPQAGRERRWTGLERLEQRNRPPRSLLVALVLASITFITLDVSGGGSSPLEPVRRAVGEAFGPAEAAADAAVRPFTAVPAWFRSKGDLRDQVRDLEASNAELKNQVELAGFDRNRLEQYDGLTSAAEDLGSALVPARVVAIGSRQSQSFTVTIDAGSDAGVGPDMTVVNDDGLVGRVLRVTRSTATVLLIIDPDSTVGGRVGSSMEIGFVTGSGSLTSDAALDLRLVDDASVPARDDTVVTWGSTTGPYAPGVPIGTITEVYSSVREASQRAVVKPFVDFSALDVVGVMVPSGSASDRAIVEADGSLR comes from the coding sequence ATGCGGGGCTTCTCACCCCAGGCCGGGCGCGAGCGTCGCTGGACCGGCCTCGAGCGGCTCGAGCAGCGCAACCGCCCGCCGCGCTCGCTGCTCGTGGCGCTGGTCCTGGCCAGCATCACCTTCATCACCCTCGACGTGTCCGGCGGCGGCAGCTCCCCGCTGGAGCCCGTACGCCGTGCCGTCGGGGAGGCGTTCGGCCCGGCCGAGGCGGCCGCCGATGCCGCCGTGCGCCCCTTCACCGCCGTGCCGGCCTGGTTCCGCTCAAAGGGCGACCTGCGCGACCAGGTCCGCGACCTCGAGGCGAGCAACGCCGAGCTGAAGAACCAGGTGGAGCTCGCCGGCTTCGACCGCAACCGCCTGGAGCAGTACGACGGACTCACGAGCGCCGCCGAGGACCTCGGGTCCGCCCTCGTCCCGGCCCGCGTGGTCGCGATCGGCTCGCGGCAGTCGCAGAGCTTCACCGTGACCATCGACGCCGGCTCCGACGCCGGGGTCGGCCCGGACATGACGGTCGTCAACGACGACGGCCTGGTCGGCCGGGTCCTGCGGGTCACCCGCAGCACGGCCACCGTGCTGCTGATCATCGACCCCGACTCCACTGTCGGCGGGCGGGTCGGCTCCAGCATGGAGATCGGCTTCGTCACCGGCAGCGGCTCGCTCACCTCCGACGCCGCGCTCGACCTCCGGCTCGTGGACGACGCCTCGGTGCCCGCCCGCGACGACACGGTCGTCACGTGGGGGAGCACCACCGGTCCCTACGCGCCGGGTGTGCCGATCGGCACGATCACCGAGGTCTACAGCTCGGTGCGCGAGGCCTCGCAGCGCGCGGTCGTGAAGCCGTTCGTCGACTTCTCCGCGCTCGACGTCGTCGGCGTGATGGTGCCGAGCGGCTCGGCGAGCGACCGGGCGATCGTCGAGGCGGACGGGAGCCTGCGATGA
- a CDS encoding rod shape-determining protein: MALNSITGGFIGRDMAVDLGTANTLVYVRGKGVVLDEPSVVAMNTTNGEVLAVGHEAKRMIGRTPDNIAAIRPLKDGVIADFEATEQMLRYFIHQVHRRRYFAKPRMVICVPSGITAVEQRAVKEAGYQAGARRVYIVEEPMAAAIGAGLPVHEATGNMVVDVGGGTTEVAVISLGGIVTSLSVRTAGDKIDQSIIAWMKKEYSLMLGERTAEEMKMSLGSAFPLPSEPDAEIRGRDMVSGLPRTVVVSSSELRQAIEEPIHSIIDAVRTTLDQTPPELAGDIMDRGIVLTGGGAMLRGLDERLRHETGMPVHVADDPLSSVAYGAGKCVEEFEALQQVLVSDVRRF, translated from the coding sequence ATGGCACTGAACAGCATCACAGGGGGCTTCATCGGCCGCGACATGGCCGTGGACCTCGGCACCGCCAACACGCTGGTCTATGTCCGCGGGAAGGGAGTCGTGCTCGACGAGCCGTCGGTCGTCGCGATGAACACCACCAACGGCGAGGTGCTCGCCGTCGGCCACGAGGCCAAGCGGATGATCGGGCGCACACCCGACAACATCGCCGCCATCCGGCCGCTCAAGGACGGCGTGATCGCCGACTTCGAGGCGACCGAGCAGATGCTGCGCTACTTCATCCACCAGGTGCACCGCCGACGCTACTTCGCCAAGCCGCGCATGGTGATCTGCGTGCCGAGCGGCATCACCGCGGTCGAGCAGCGCGCGGTCAAGGAGGCCGGCTACCAGGCCGGCGCCCGCCGGGTCTACATCGTCGAGGAGCCGATGGCCGCCGCGATCGGCGCCGGGCTGCCCGTCCACGAGGCCACCGGCAACATGGTCGTCGACGTCGGCGGCGGCACCACCGAGGTCGCCGTGATCAGCCTCGGCGGCATCGTCACGAGCCTGTCCGTGCGGACCGCCGGCGACAAGATCGACCAGTCGATCATCGCGTGGATGAAGAAGGAGTACTCCCTGATGCTGGGGGAGCGCACCGCCGAGGAGATGAAGATGTCGCTCGGGTCGGCCTTCCCGCTCCCGAGCGAGCCGGACGCCGAGATCCGCGGCCGCGACATGGTCTCCGGCCTCCCGCGCACCGTGGTGGTGTCGAGCTCCGAGCTGCGCCAGGCGATCGAGGAGCCGATCCACAGCATCATCGACGCCGTGCGCACCACCCTCGACCAGACCCCGCCCGAGCTGGCCGGCGACATCATGGACCGCGGCATCGTCCTCACCGGCGGAGGCGCGATGCTTCGCGGGCTCGACGAGCGGCTGCGCCACGAGACCGGGATGCCGGTCCACGTCGCCGACGACCCGCTGTCGTCGGTCGCCTACGGCGCCGGCAAGTGCGTGGAGGAGTTCGAGGCCCTCCAGCAGGTGCTCGTCTCGGACGTGAGGCGCTTCTGA
- a CDS encoding DUF4233 domain-containing protein yields MSDGSDGAVGPATAVATPERSPRRGMAAAVLTLEAITLGLTTPVMITIADVDTGTALGVGLGLALVCIVLAGALRAEWAYAAGYVVQVAAIALGFVVPVMFGLGAVFAALWAGADVLGRKIEREKAAAWAAYHAEQAALAEQDRDPRADQPGDQQE; encoded by the coding sequence ATGAGCGACGGGAGCGACGGGGCCGTCGGACCCGCCACTGCCGTCGCCACCCCCGAGCGCTCGCCGCGGCGGGGCATGGCGGCTGCGGTCCTGACCCTCGAGGCGATCACGCTCGGCCTCACCACGCCGGTGATGATCACCATCGCCGACGTCGACACCGGCACCGCCCTCGGCGTCGGCCTCGGGCTGGCCCTGGTCTGCATCGTCCTGGCCGGAGCGCTGCGCGCCGAGTGGGCCTACGCGGCCGGGTACGTCGTCCAGGTCGCCGCGATCGCGCTGGGCTTCGTGGTGCCGGTCATGTTCGGCCTCGGCGCCGTCTTCGCCGCGCTCTGGGCGGGGGCGGACGTCCTCGGTCGCAAGATCGAGCGCGAGAAGGCCGCCGCGTGGGCGGCGTACCACGCCGAGCAGGCCGCGCTGGCCGAGCAGGACAGGGACCCCCGGGCGGACCAGCCGGGGGACCAGCAGGAGTGA
- the mrdA gene encoding penicillin-binding protein 2: protein MSPFAQKSRLRLVVVQVLAFSLFATLFVRLYYLQVIGGDAYQAQAANQSVRDIVVQPQRGLILDSQGRPLVANRTSWVISVDRTLLGKLDADSRTELIRRVAVVVDEKPADVEASLVTCGDPGSVKDVCWNGSPYQPVPVASDVSKDVALRVLEQPEDYPGVVAEQQSVRSYPRPFGINLAHVLGYLSPVTEDEYDLAVEKDDESLNGASVVGRAGVEKQYDEWLRGLPGYRRVAVDSMGRVLGDDSTVESTPGDTLVTSIDAKVQSVVEKQLAERIATQRATLDPVTGRNFEADSGAAVVLDARTGRVVAMASQPTYDPDVWTGGISEKQLQRLYSEDAGTPLLSRATQGQFAPGSTWKPFMTAGALTNGYPMDTVLPCSSGFQVGNRVFKNHESAAEGNIGFVRALEVSCNTFFYRIGFNFWQRFGSDPADVDAKDPLVAIAKKFGFGSRTGIDLPGEAPGRIADRKWKQAYYESQKDYYCDLSSKPQDDSTSDFVYRFAREFCLEGNLYRAGDAVNFSIGQGDTIVTPLQLARAYAALSNGGTLYAPTVAKAIVSPEGKVLRRIAPRKVAQVDVPQKYLDFIDSALQGVTREGTMAWKMGGFPLDQVTVRSKTGSAEVYGKQSTGWVASYTKDYVVVMMISQAGTGSGSTGDGIRAIWEALYGVDGEAVSPARAATPGTVPPTRLPQFLNDGSIMPPAVGE from the coding sequence GTGAGCCCCTTCGCCCAGAAGAGCCGGCTCCGCCTCGTCGTCGTGCAGGTCCTCGCGTTCTCGCTCTTCGCCACGCTCTTCGTCCGCCTCTACTACCTCCAGGTCATCGGCGGCGACGCCTACCAGGCGCAGGCCGCCAACCAGTCGGTCCGCGACATCGTCGTGCAGCCGCAGCGCGGCCTGATCCTCGACAGCCAGGGTCGCCCGCTCGTGGCCAACCGCACCTCGTGGGTGATCTCGGTCGACCGCACCCTCCTCGGCAAGCTCGACGCCGACTCACGCACCGAGCTCATCCGCCGCGTCGCCGTCGTGGTCGACGAGAAGCCCGCCGACGTCGAGGCGAGCCTGGTGACCTGCGGCGACCCCGGCAGCGTCAAGGACGTCTGCTGGAACGGTTCGCCCTACCAGCCCGTCCCGGTCGCCTCCGACGTCTCCAAGGACGTCGCGCTGCGGGTGCTCGAGCAGCCCGAGGACTACCCCGGTGTCGTGGCCGAGCAGCAGAGCGTGCGGTCCTACCCGCGCCCCTTCGGCATCAACCTCGCCCACGTGCTCGGCTACCTCAGCCCGGTCACCGAGGACGAGTACGACCTCGCCGTCGAGAAGGACGACGAGTCCCTCAACGGCGCCTCCGTCGTCGGTCGCGCCGGCGTGGAGAAGCAGTACGACGAGTGGCTGCGCGGGCTGCCCGGCTACCGCCGCGTGGCGGTCGACTCGATGGGCCGCGTGCTCGGTGACGACTCCACCGTCGAGAGCACCCCCGGCGACACCCTCGTCACCTCGATCGACGCCAAGGTCCAGTCGGTGGTCGAGAAGCAGCTCGCCGAGCGCATCGCGACCCAGCGCGCCACCCTCGACCCGGTGACCGGCCGCAACTTCGAGGCCGACTCCGGCGCCGCGGTGGTCCTCGACGCGAGGACCGGCCGGGTCGTCGCGATGGCCAGCCAGCCGACGTACGACCCCGACGTCTGGACCGGCGGCATCAGCGAGAAGCAGCTGCAGCGCCTCTACTCCGAGGACGCCGGCACCCCGCTGCTCTCGCGGGCCACGCAGGGCCAGTTCGCGCCCGGCTCGACGTGGAAGCCGTTCATGACCGCCGGCGCCCTGACCAACGGCTACCCGATGGACACCGTCCTGCCCTGCTCGTCGGGCTTCCAGGTCGGCAACCGCGTCTTCAAGAACCACGAGTCGGCGGCCGAGGGCAACATCGGCTTCGTCCGCGCGCTCGAGGTCTCGTGCAACACGTTCTTCTACCGGATCGGCTTCAACTTCTGGCAGCGCTTCGGGAGCGACCCGGCCGATGTCGACGCCAAGGACCCGCTCGTCGCGATCGCCAAGAAGTTCGGCTTCGGCTCGCGCACGGGCATCGACCTGCCCGGCGAGGCGCCCGGCCGGATCGCCGACCGGAAGTGGAAGCAGGCCTACTACGAGTCGCAGAAGGACTATTACTGCGACCTGAGCAGCAAGCCGCAGGACGACTCGACGAGCGACTTCGTCTACCGCTTCGCCCGCGAGTTCTGCCTCGAGGGCAACCTCTACCGCGCCGGCGACGCGGTGAACTTCTCGATCGGCCAGGGCGACACGATCGTCACCCCGCTCCAGCTCGCCCGCGCCTACGCCGCCCTCAGCAACGGCGGCACGCTCTACGCGCCGACCGTCGCCAAGGCGATCGTCAGCCCCGAGGGCAAGGTGCTGCGCCGGATCGCGCCGAGGAAGGTCGCCCAGGTCGACGTGCCGCAGAAGTACCTCGACTTCATCGACTCCGCCCTCCAGGGCGTGACGCGCGAGGGAACCATGGCCTGGAAGATGGGCGGCTTCCCGCTCGACCAGGTCACCGTCCGCTCCAAGACCGGCTCGGCCGAGGTCTACGGCAAGCAGTCGACCGGCTGGGTGGCCTCCTACACCAAGGACTACGTCGTGGTGATGATGATCAGCCAGGCCGGCACCGGCTCCGGCTCGACGGGTGACGGCATCCGGGCGATCTGGGAAGCGTTGTACGGCGTCGACGGCGAGGCGGTCAGCCCCGCCCGGGCCGCGACGCCCGGCACCGTCCCGCCGACCAGGCTGCCGCAGTTCCTGAATGACGGCTCGATCATGCCGCCGGCCGTGGGGGAGTGA
- a CDS encoding endonuclease/exonuclease/phosphatase family protein has translation MGRREEWLRIGAVVVIVAILALLFLRDNSPEERTSTPDRSDVTPSDPVVVEPSQDPTDAETVPSPPAGLEDLVCQQFRQPLRLRLLSFNTHRSTGTVNAIAEEILEIDPDIVLLQEVDRKMLRTGSVDQAEVLADAVGMDGSFSSNLVRGSGQYGTLILSKYDVVQQGRIPLVRNPRSEARGLQWVTIDVDGRPVRVYNTHLDATRPAVRLAQAQQVADVLADDDLPVVLGGDLNAWPASAAVATIGRQLTDTWTTSGVGREDTSRGGRKIDYLFVRGLKPLVSQVAPSGASDHNRLWADVRLTAPDTCGEDSGKDSGEG, from the coding sequence ATGGGGCGGCGCGAGGAGTGGCTGCGCATCGGCGCGGTCGTGGTGATCGTGGCGATCCTGGCCCTCCTGTTCCTCCGCGACAACAGCCCGGAGGAGCGCACCTCCACCCCCGACCGGTCCGACGTCACGCCGAGCGACCCGGTCGTCGTCGAGCCGAGCCAGGATCCGACCGACGCCGAGACCGTGCCGTCCCCGCCCGCCGGGCTCGAGGACCTGGTCTGCCAGCAGTTCCGCCAGCCGCTGCGGCTGCGGCTGCTGTCGTTCAACACCCACCGCTCCACCGGCACGGTCAACGCGATCGCCGAGGAGATCCTCGAGATCGACCCGGACATCGTGCTGCTGCAGGAGGTCGACCGGAAGATGCTGCGGACCGGGTCGGTCGACCAGGCCGAGGTGCTCGCCGACGCCGTCGGCATGGACGGCTCGTTCAGCTCCAACCTGGTGCGCGGCTCCGGCCAGTACGGCACGCTCATCCTCAGCAAGTACGACGTCGTGCAGCAGGGCCGGATCCCGCTCGTGCGCAACCCGCGCTCGGAGGCCCGCGGCCTGCAGTGGGTGACCATCGACGTCGACGGTCGCCCGGTGCGCGTCTACAACACCCACCTCGACGCGACCCGTCCCGCCGTACGCCTCGCGCAGGCGCAGCAGGTCGCCGACGTGCTGGCCGACGACGACCTCCCGGTCGTGCTCGGCGGCGACCTCAACGCCTGGCCCGCCTCCGCGGCGGTCGCCACGATCGGCCGCCAGCTCACCGACACGTGGACCACCTCCGGCGTCGGGCGCGAGGACACCAGCCGCGGCGGCCGGAAGATCGACTACCTCTTCGTCCGTGGCCTCAAGCCCTTGGTCAGCCAGGTCGCACCCTCGGGCGCCTCCGACCACAACCGGCTCTGGGCCGACGTCCGGCTCACGGCTCCCGACACCTGTGGCGAGGACTCGGGCAAGGACTCGGGCGAGGGCTAG
- the mreD gene encoding rod shape-determining protein MreD has translation MSHLRWLAALGAVVVATVLQVSLFPHVAWHGIVPNLALLVVVAAALTVEAPFALVLGFVAGLTLDLAPPADHIAGRWALALTIAAFLAARVRQDQKPSALAVVGTVAAASFVATSLFALSGVLLRDPTMSISGLLEVVLVAVVWDVLLTPFVLPPLMKLFTRLSPQWATS, from the coding sequence ATGAGCCACCTCCGCTGGCTCGCCGCGCTCGGCGCCGTCGTCGTGGCGACCGTGCTCCAGGTCTCGCTCTTCCCGCACGTCGCGTGGCACGGCATCGTGCCCAACCTCGCGCTCCTCGTCGTGGTGGCGGCCGCACTCACCGTGGAGGCGCCCTTCGCGCTCGTCCTCGGGTTCGTCGCCGGCCTGACCCTCGACCTCGCCCCACCGGCCGACCACATCGCCGGCCGCTGGGCGCTCGCGCTCACCATCGCCGCGTTCCTCGCCGCCCGCGTGCGGCAGGACCAGAAGCCGAGCGCGCTCGCGGTCGTCGGCACCGTGGCCGCCGCGTCGTTCGTGGCCACCTCGCTCTTCGCACTCAGCGGGGTGCTGCTCCGGGACCCGACGATGTCGATCTCCGGCCTCCTCGAGGTGGTCCTGGTCGCCGTCGTCTGGGACGTGCTGCTGACCCCGTTCGTGCTGCCGCCGCTGATGAAGCTCTTCACGCGCCTGAGCCCGCAGTGGGCCACCTCGTGA
- a CDS encoding GNAT family N-acetyltransferase: MTEAYTLEFFDAPQSFLDQAGEVLAAEPVLGSVIASVSERTAREIADGIDSWADVDAPFERWWVVVRDGAGTPVSAAMRTAPFRPYPSFSMPMPEAAARLLATAVHERGEHLGGANGALPGAEVLARTTAELGGGELVTDKATRLWECTTAVVPPAPEGRLRLATEDDAELVLAWFTSFHEEADEQAGREPDPGSGEHNTLDSVLVRIREGVEWLWELPDGTVAHLTGSGLPSFGVGRIGPVFTPREHRGRGIASYVVGELTRRGLEAGHRMCLFTDIANPTSNKIYAGLGYEPVVDMAEHLVTDPAKP; the protein is encoded by the coding sequence ATGACAGAGGCCTACACGCTGGAGTTCTTCGACGCCCCGCAGTCCTTCCTCGACCAGGCCGGTGAGGTGCTCGCGGCCGAGCCCGTGCTGGGCAGCGTGATCGCCAGCGTCAGCGAACGCACCGCGCGCGAGATCGCCGACGGCATCGACTCGTGGGCGGACGTCGACGCACCCTTCGAACGCTGGTGGGTGGTGGTCCGCGACGGCGCCGGTACGCCGGTCAGCGCCGCGATGCGGACCGCACCGTTCCGGCCGTACCCGTCCTTCTCGATGCCGATGCCCGAGGCGGCCGCGCGGCTGCTCGCCACCGCGGTGCACGAGCGTGGCGAGCACCTCGGCGGCGCCAACGGCGCGCTGCCGGGTGCGGAGGTCCTCGCCCGGACGACCGCCGAGCTCGGCGGCGGCGAGCTGGTGACCGACAAGGCGACCCGGCTCTGGGAGTGCACGACCGCCGTGGTCCCGCCCGCTCCGGAGGGTCGGCTCCGCCTCGCCACCGAGGACGACGCGGAGCTGGTCCTCGCGTGGTTCACCTCCTTCCACGAGGAGGCCGACGAGCAGGCCGGCCGCGAGCCGGACCCGGGCTCGGGCGAGCACAACACCCTCGACAGCGTCCTGGTCCGGATCCGCGAGGGCGTCGAGTGGCTGTGGGAGCTCCCGGACGGCACGGTCGCGCACCTGACCGGGTCCGGGCTACCGTCCTTCGGCGTCGGGCGGATCGGGCCGGTCTTCACGCCCCGCGAGCACCGTGGCCGCGGCATCGCGTCGTACGTCGTCGGCGAGCTCACCCGCCGCGGGCTCGAGGCCGGGCACCGGATGTGCCTGTTCACCGACATCGCCAACCCGACGTCGAACAAGATCTATGCCGGCCTCGGCTACGAGCCGGTCGTCGACATGGCCGAGCACCTCGTCACCGACCCCGCGAAGCCCTAG
- the ndk gene encoding nucleoside-diphosphate kinase, producing MTDVQRSLVLVKPDGVRRGLSGEILRRIEAKGYTLVAVELREATEEILAAHYAEHEGKPFYAPLVEFMLSGPVLAVVIEGQRCIEGFRSLAGATDPTTAAPGTIRGDLGRDWGLAVQQNLVHGSDSEESAAREIGIWFPSL from the coding sequence ATGACCGACGTCCAGCGTTCCCTCGTCCTCGTCAAGCCCGACGGCGTGCGCCGCGGCCTCTCGGGCGAGATCCTCCGCCGGATCGAGGCCAAGGGCTACACGCTCGTGGCCGTCGAGCTGCGCGAGGCCACCGAGGAGATCCTCGCCGCCCACTACGCCGAGCACGAGGGCAAGCCGTTCTACGCCCCGCTCGTGGAGTTCATGCTCTCCGGTCCGGTCCTCGCCGTCGTGATCGAGGGCCAGCGCTGCATCGAGGGCTTCCGCTCCCTCGCCGGCGCCACCGACCCGACCACCGCCGCGCCCGGCACCATTCGCGGCGACCTCGGTCGCGACTGGGGCCTCGCCGTCCAGCAGAACCTCGTCCACGGCTCCGACTCCGAGGAGTCCGCCGCGCGCGAGATCGGGATCTGGTTCCCATCGCTCTGA
- the rodA gene encoding rod shape-determining protein RodA → MTILQARPSRPGQSASTLRAPGLDWLLMAASLALVALGTLLVWSATSTRADLTGGDANAYLRKQLVNVAIGLVLMVAVMATDHRWVRILAPLAYVASVGGLVMVLVAGSTINGSRSWLQIGGMSIQPSEFAKLAVVIGMALVVAERTERRWGRTVRSLEVVAMLAIAGVPAALILLQPDLGTMLVLSATVFGVLAVAGAGRLWLAGLTVGAVVGATVAVVGGVLKPYQVDRFLAFTNPDLDPRGAGYNVEQARIAVGNGGLFGQGLFEGSQTRSGFVPEQHTDFIFTVAGEELGLVGAGILILLLAVVIWRSLTISAQAGDLFGRVAAAGIACWFGFQAFQNIGMCLGIMPVTGVPLPFVSYGGSSLFAGMLALGLLQNIHLRSTAPRR, encoded by the coding sequence ATGACGATCCTGCAGGCCCGCCCGTCACGCCCGGGCCAAAGCGCCAGCACCCTCCGGGCGCCGGGACTCGACTGGCTGCTGATGGCTGCGTCGCTCGCCCTGGTCGCGCTCGGCACGCTGCTCGTGTGGTCGGCCACCTCGACCCGCGCCGACCTCACCGGCGGCGACGCCAACGCCTACCTCCGCAAGCAGCTGGTCAACGTCGCCATCGGCCTGGTGCTGATGGTCGCGGTCATGGCCACCGACCACCGGTGGGTGCGGATCCTGGCCCCACTGGCCTACGTCGCCAGCGTCGGCGGCCTCGTGATGGTGCTCGTCGCCGGCAGCACGATCAACGGCTCGCGCTCGTGGCTCCAGATAGGAGGGATGTCGATCCAGCCGTCGGAGTTCGCCAAGCTCGCCGTCGTGATCGGCATGGCGCTCGTCGTCGCCGAGCGCACCGAACGCCGCTGGGGCCGCACCGTCCGGAGCCTCGAGGTGGTCGCCATGCTTGCCATCGCGGGCGTCCCCGCGGCACTGATCCTGCTGCAGCCCGACCTCGGCACCATGCTCGTGCTCTCGGCCACCGTGTTCGGCGTCCTCGCGGTGGCCGGTGCCGGCCGGCTCTGGCTCGCCGGGCTGACCGTCGGCGCGGTCGTCGGAGCGACGGTCGCGGTCGTGGGTGGCGTGCTCAAGCCCTACCAGGTCGACCGGTTCCTCGCCTTCACCAACCCCGACCTCGACCCCCGCGGCGCCGGCTACAACGTCGAGCAGGCGCGCATCGCCGTCGGCAACGGCGGCCTCTTCGGCCAGGGCCTCTTCGAGGGCTCGCAGACCCGGTCCGGCTTCGTCCCGGAGCAGCACACCGACTTCATCTTCACCGTCGCCGGCGAGGAGCTCGGCCTGGTGGGCGCGGGCATCCTCATCCTGCTGCTCGCCGTCGTGATCTGGCGGTCGCTCACCATCTCCGCGCAGGCGGGCGACCTCTTCGGCCGGGTCGCCGCGGCGGGCATCGCCTGCTGGTTCGGCTTCCAGGCCTTCCAGAACATCGGCATGTGCCTCGGCATCATGCCGGTCACCGGCGTCCCGCTGCCCTTCGTCTCCTACGGCGGCAGCTCGCTCTTCGCCGGCATGCTCGCCCTCGGCCTGCTGCAGAACATCCACCTGCGCTCCACGGCCCCACGGCGCTAG